One genomic region from Bacillus aquiflavi encodes:
- the ligA gene encoding NAD-dependent DNA ligase LigA: protein MDLQAAKRVKELHSLLNQYNYEYHVLDQPTVPDAEYDQLLAELIKLEEQYPQQKTPDSPTERVGGAVLEMFEKVEHRTQMLSLTNAFTENDLRDFDRRVHQAVEEDFSYVCELKIDGLAVSLRYENGVFIQGSTRGDGMVGENITANLKTIGSIPLRLNKAVSIEVRGEAYMPKRSFELLNKTREQKGEEPFANPRNAAAGSLRQLDPRIAASRNLDIFVYAIADDANIGVLTHSEGLDFLDTLGFKTNKERKKFKDIDDVLQYIEEWTEKRGNLPYEIDGIVIIVDSLAQQEELGATAKSPRWAIAYKFPAEEVVTVLEDIELNVGRTGVITPTATLAPVRIAGTTVQRASLHNEDLIRKKDIKIGDYVVVKKAGDIIPEVVNVLIDRRTGDEKDFHMPKQCPACESDVVRLDGEVALRCINPKCPAQIQEGLIHFVSRNAMNIEGLGEKVISQLFHERLVKDVADLYKLTAEQLLHLERMGEKSVQNLLNAIEASKGNSLERLLFGLGIPHVGEKAAKTLAQHFLTIDSLMKATVEDLLAINEIGEKMADSIVTFFEKEEVIELMKELKAANVNMEYNGPLPISAEESDSFFIGKTIVLTGKLQQLTRNEAKERLEALGGKVSGSVSKKTDLVVAGTDAGSKLKKAQSLGIEVWNEERLLEKLNK, encoded by the coding sequence ATGGACCTGCAAGCTGCAAAACGTGTAAAGGAATTACACAGCCTTTTAAACCAATACAACTATGAATATCATGTGCTCGATCAGCCTACTGTACCAGATGCAGAATATGATCAACTTTTAGCCGAATTAATCAAACTAGAGGAACAATATCCCCAGCAAAAAACTCCTGACTCCCCAACAGAACGAGTTGGCGGAGCAGTGTTAGAGATGTTTGAAAAAGTCGAACATCGAACGCAAATGTTGAGTTTGACGAATGCTTTTACTGAAAATGATCTGCGTGACTTTGATCGCCGTGTCCACCAAGCAGTAGAAGAGGATTTTTCTTATGTTTGTGAATTAAAAATCGATGGCTTAGCTGTATCCCTTCGTTATGAAAATGGGGTATTTATCCAAGGTTCAACTCGCGGCGATGGGATGGTCGGGGAAAATATTACTGCGAATTTAAAAACGATTGGCTCAATCCCACTTCGATTAAACAAAGCTGTTTCAATTGAAGTGAGAGGCGAGGCGTATATGCCAAAACGGTCATTTGAATTGTTAAATAAAACTCGTGAACAAAAAGGCGAGGAGCCGTTTGCTAACCCAAGAAATGCTGCGGCGGGCTCTCTCCGCCAGCTTGATCCACGTATTGCGGCATCAAGAAACTTAGATATTTTTGTTTATGCAATTGCTGATGATGCAAATATCGGTGTATTAACTCATAGTGAAGGACTTGATTTTCTCGATACACTTGGATTTAAAACGAACAAAGAGCGGAAAAAGTTTAAAGATATCGATGATGTGCTGCAATATATTGAGGAATGGACAGAAAAGCGTGGAAATCTCCCGTATGAGATTGATGGAATCGTAATTATAGTAGATTCTCTTGCTCAACAAGAAGAACTAGGGGCAACGGCAAAAAGTCCACGTTGGGCGATTGCATACAAATTTCCGGCGGAGGAAGTTGTAACAGTACTAGAAGATATTGAATTAAATGTTGGCCGTACAGGAGTGATTACACCAACGGCGACTCTTGCCCCTGTCAGAATTGCTGGAACAACCGTACAGCGTGCATCGTTACATAACGAAGATTTAATTCGTAAAAAAGATATTAAAATTGGTGACTATGTTGTTGTTAAGAAAGCAGGAGACATTATTCCTGAGGTTGTCAACGTCTTAATTGATCGGCGCACAGGTGATGAAAAAGATTTTCATATGCCGAAACAATGTCCAGCATGTGAAAGTGACGTAGTAAGGTTAGACGGGGAAGTCGCTTTACGTTGTATTAATCCAAAATGTCCTGCTCAAATTCAAGAAGGTCTGATTCATTTCGTTTCTCGGAATGCGATGAATATAGAAGGTCTCGGAGAAAAGGTCATTAGTCAGCTTTTTCATGAAAGATTAGTTAAAGATGTCGCAGATCTTTACAAATTAACAGCCGAACAATTGCTTCATCTAGAACGAATGGGAGAAAAATCGGTTCAAAATCTTTTAAATGCAATCGAAGCTTCTAAAGGAAACTCTTTAGAAAGATTACTTTTTGGGTTAGGGATACCCCACGTCGGTGAAAAAGCAGCAAAAACGTTAGCACAGCATTTCTTAACAATTGACTCTTTAATGAAGGCGACAGTTGAAGATTTGCTAGCGATAAATGAAATTGGTGAAAAAATGGCCGACTCGATTGTAACATTTTTTGAAAAAGAAGAAGTAATTGAGCTCATGAAAGAATTAAAAGCCGCAAATGTCAATATGGAGTATAATGGACCGCTGCCTATTTCGGCGGAAGAGTCCGATTCGTTCTTTATAGGAAAAACGATTGTGTTAACTGGTAAGCTTCAGCAGCTAACTCGAAATGAAGCGAAAGAAAGGCTTGAAGCATTAGGCGGAAAAGTATCGGGGAGTGTGAGTAAAAAGACTGATTTAGTCGTTGCTGGTACGGATGCAGGGTCAAAATTAAAGAAAGCACAAAGCTTAGGGATTGAAGTATGGAACGAGGAGAGACTGCTTGAAAAATTAAATAAATAA